The Sphingobacterium bambusae genome includes a window with the following:
- a CDS encoding LytR/AlgR family response regulator transcription factor, with amino-acid sequence MNTKLKCLLLDDELPSLSYLKLLCEQIPQVEIVKAYNDPRDFLAEYTSIDFDVLITDIEMPHIKGVELVQYLQGKAVIFTTAYDEYAADAFDLQAIDYVRKPLQLERLRQAIAKAKLWQEKAGDKKPLFIQVNSDKGKYLLYFNQIAFITTSNLDSRDKVVLLSSGQEITLKNIAFQTLEEALPKTAFCRINKKELIALSIVSSFSHDEISSTLQLDNGQPRTFGLSDKFKTNFLQKISV; translated from the coding sequence TTGAACACAAAGCTAAAATGCTTGCTGCTCGATGACGAGCTACCGAGCCTATCCTACCTCAAGTTATTGTGCGAGCAAATTCCACAGGTGGAAATTGTCAAAGCATACAATGATCCGCGCGATTTTTTGGCAGAATATACGTCGATCGATTTTGATGTGCTGATTACAGATATTGAAATGCCCCATATTAAAGGGGTAGAACTGGTGCAGTACCTACAAGGAAAAGCCGTGATATTTACCACGGCCTATGACGAATATGCCGCCGACGCATTCGACCTACAGGCCATTGATTACGTGAGAAAACCCCTGCAGCTGGAACGCCTGCGCCAGGCCATCGCAAAGGCGAAGCTATGGCAGGAAAAGGCTGGCGACAAAAAGCCGCTATTTATTCAGGTCAACAGCGATAAGGGTAAGTATCTCTTGTATTTCAACCAAATAGCCTTTATCACCACATCGAACTTAGACAGCCGCGACAAAGTAGTCCTGCTCAGCAGCGGGCAAGAGATCACCCTCAAGAATATAGCGTTCCAAACCTTGGAAGAAGCCCTTCCCAAGACTGCCTTTTGCCGTATCAACAAAAAGGAACTCATTGCCTTATCCATCGTTTCCTCCTTTTCGCATGATGAGATCAGCAGCACGCTACAACTGGATAATGGACAGCCAAGGACTTTTGGCCTGAGCGATAAATTTAAGACCAATTTCCTGCAAAAAATATCGGTATAA
- a CDS encoding histidine kinase yields MADTTTFNYYLTIFLVATIIAILLILWIKQRKNIEALQKQLSIVENKLHEQQLSEMDYKLNPHLFKNVLNTIQSHAYQTYHSLNSLSSVLDYILYESKKKYVTPHQEIDFALSLIEIYRIKLSPLFDLKIKKQMRENEPLFDQRLMAPLLCIDLIENAFKHADLQSPNSFISVTFVFKENIFSLTVANKISSKTPLKKERQGVGTDLLTRRLDVIYRDNYKLDKFVEGDVYIAHLKIDLLEHKAKMLAAR; encoded by the coding sequence ATGGCGGACACAACAACCTTCAACTATTATTTAACAATTTTCCTCGTTGCAACCATCATAGCCATACTTTTGATCCTATGGATTAAACAGCGTAAAAATATTGAAGCCCTCCAAAAGCAGTTGTCCATCGTCGAAAACAAGCTACATGAGCAGCAGCTTTCCGAAATGGACTATAAGTTGAATCCGCACCTCTTCAAGAATGTACTCAACACCATTCAATCACACGCCTATCAAACCTACCATTCCTTGAATTCCCTCTCCAGCGTTCTGGACTATATTCTCTATGAGAGCAAGAAAAAATATGTTACCCCACATCAAGAGATCGACTTTGCACTTAGCTTGATAGAGATCTACCGCATCAAGCTGAGCCCATTGTTCGATCTGAAGATAAAAAAACAAATGCGCGAGAACGAACCTCTGTTTGACCAACGACTGATGGCTCCACTGCTGTGTATTGACCTTATCGAAAATGCATTCAAACATGCCGATCTGCAAAGTCCAAATTCTTTTATCTCCGTTACCTTTGTTTTTAAAGAAAACATCTTTTCGCTTACCGTAGCTAACAAAATATCCAGTAAGACGCCCTTGAAAAAAGAAAGACAAGGCGTAGGGACGGATCTGTTGACCCGCCGACTGGATGTTATATACCGAGACAACTATAAATTGGATAAATTTGTAGAAGGAGATGTTTATATCGCTCACCTAAAAATTGATTTACTTGAACACAAAGCTAAAATGCTTGCTGCTCGATGA
- a CDS encoding TetR/AcrR family transcriptional regulator gives MARKKNQVTEPIEALPVKKPRKVVSGPIRDKEKTKRRLIATVGKVLQKYTYSGLTITNIAKESGLNPKLIYLYFGSLDGLIEEYILEKDFWSAKSRTHLTELLEQPETIGSTAINEVMQLQFDSFLKDKSIQRIIHWEMGMKNKLLRKVADDREDMSNQLLAHIDSTFEGTDVDIRATLALVLGGIYYLTLHAKNNGSTIAGIDINEDEGRERIENAIERLISRDFEAVAQSEPKKRPAKKK, from the coding sequence ATGGCACGAAAAAAAAACCAAGTAACAGAACCTATCGAGGCTCTTCCTGTGAAGAAACCTAGGAAGGTTGTATCCGGACCTATCCGGGACAAAGAAAAAACAAAACGGAGACTGATAGCAACCGTAGGGAAAGTTTTGCAGAAATACACTTACTCTGGCTTAACGATTACCAATATTGCGAAGGAATCTGGGCTCAATCCAAAATTGATTTATCTATACTTTGGTAGTTTAGATGGTTTGATCGAGGAATACATTTTGGAGAAGGATTTTTGGTCGGCGAAGTCGAGAACACATCTTACGGAGCTCCTAGAGCAACCTGAAACGATTGGTTCAACAGCTATAAACGAGGTGATGCAACTTCAGTTTGACTCCTTTTTAAAGGACAAGTCGATCCAACGTATTATCCACTGGGAGATGGGCATGAAAAACAAGCTACTTCGCAAGGTAGCCGATGATCGTGAAGATATGAGCAACCAACTGTTGGCACATATCGACTCGACCTTCGAAGGTACTGATGTGGATATCCGCGCAACATTGGCTCTTGTATTGGGAGGTATTTACTACCTTACTTTACATGCCAAAAACAACGGTAGCACCATTGCAGGCATAGACATCAACGAAGACGAAGGCAGAGAGCGCATCGAAAACGCTATCGAACGGTTGATCTCGCGCGATTTTGAAGCTGTTGCACAAAGCGAGCCGAAAAAACGCCCTGCGAAAAAGAAGTAG
- a CDS encoding MDR family MFS transporter: MEPLSDQNNLVEYGFKRILITFTCILCALLEIVDTTIVNVALNDMKGSLGATLTDVAWVITAYAIANVIIIPMTSWLSQQFGRRNYFAASIILFTISSFLCGNANNIWELVAFRFLQGMGGGALLVTAQTILTETYPPEKRSMAQAIYGMGVIVGPTLGPPLGGYIVDNFSWPYIFYINVPLGILATIMTIYLVKSPRYGQKQSAKEVDWWGMVFLIMFIGSLQFVLEHGQQDDWFEDPTIVVLSVLSFLGLFFFIWRELTYAKPIVNLSVLKDKNLQIGTIMSFILGFGLFGSTFIIPIYTQSILGWTATDAGMLLIPSSIMTGLMMPFIGKMIQAGVPQKYMVALGLCIFFGYSFFMYSIITNDTGSEHMFWPLIIRGVGLGLLFVPVMTLSLSTLSGKAIGEGASFTGMSRQLGGSFGIALITTFISRDSQHHRVDLISHIDPSRFEVQQRIEGLQASFMSKGFSANEALAKAQQLIEGSVMKQATILSYMDVFLYLGVLFLVCVPFVLFIKQGKNKVDTSNLH; the protein is encoded by the coding sequence ATGGAACCTTTATCCGATCAAAATAATCTTGTCGAATACGGTTTCAAACGCATACTGATTACCTTCACCTGTATCTTGTGTGCGCTCTTGGAAATCGTCGATACGACCATCGTCAATGTGGCGCTCAACGATATGAAGGGTAGCTTAGGCGCCACCCTGACCGACGTGGCTTGGGTCATCACGGCCTATGCCATTGCCAATGTAATCATCATTCCGATGACCAGCTGGCTATCGCAACAATTTGGACGCCGCAACTATTTTGCGGCCTCCATCATCCTGTTTACCATTTCGTCCTTTCTATGTGGGAATGCCAACAACATTTGGGAACTGGTGGCCTTCCGCTTCTTGCAGGGTATGGGCGGCGGCGCATTGTTAGTGACCGCACAGACCATCTTGACAGAAACCTACCCGCCGGAAAAACGCAGCATGGCGCAAGCCATCTACGGGATGGGCGTTATTGTAGGCCCAACGTTAGGTCCTCCACTGGGTGGATACATCGTAGACAACTTCTCGTGGCCTTACATCTTCTATATCAATGTACCGCTGGGTATTTTGGCCACCATCATGACCATCTACCTCGTAAAAAGTCCACGCTATGGCCAAAAGCAATCGGCCAAGGAAGTCGATTGGTGGGGTATGGTATTCTTGATTATGTTCATTGGCTCCCTACAGTTCGTTTTGGAGCATGGACAGCAAGACGACTGGTTTGAGGATCCAACTATTGTAGTGCTCTCCGTCTTATCTTTTCTTGGGCTTTTCTTCTTTATCTGGCGCGAGCTCACCTACGCAAAGCCCATTGTCAACCTTAGTGTACTGAAGGACAAAAACCTGCAGATAGGTACCATCATGAGCTTTATCCTCGGGTTCGGTCTATTTGGTTCCACCTTCATCATTCCTATATATACACAGTCTATCCTAGGCTGGACGGCTACCGATGCGGGTATGTTACTCATTCCGAGTTCCATTATGACGGGCTTGATGATGCCTTTTATCGGTAAGATGATACAGGCAGGCGTTCCCCAGAAATATATGGTTGCCTTAGGTCTATGTATATTCTTTGGCTACTCTTTCTTTATGTACAGCATCATCACCAACGATACCGGTAGCGAACATATGTTTTGGCCGCTCATTATCCGAGGAGTTGGTCTAGGCTTGCTTTTCGTTCCTGTCATGACGCTTTCCCTCTCCACCTTATCGGGAAAAGCTATCGGCGAAGGAGCTTCCTTCACGGGCATGAGCAGACAGCTAGGCGGATCTTTTGGTATCGCGCTGATCACCACCTTTATTTCTCGAGACAGCCAGCACCACCGTGTCGATCTGATATCGCATATCGATCCATCCCGTTTTGAGGTACAGCAACGGATAGAGGGTCTGCAGGCTTCCTTCATGAGCAAGGGATTCTCAGCCAACGAGGCCTTGGCTAAGGCACAACAACTCATCGAAGGATCGGTGATGAAGCAGGCCACCATCCTCTCCTATATGGATGTGTTCCTCTACCTCGGCGTGCTGTTTTTGGTCTGTGTACCTTTTGTACTTTTTATAAAACAAGGAAAGAATAAAGTAGACACTTCCAACTTACATTAA
- a CDS encoding HlyD family secretion protein, whose protein sequence is METTTEHKKPANKKFIIVFALVVLLGGGFGIYKYNHSQAHETTDDAQVERNLTPILPRVGGYIEQVYVHDNQLVKKGDTLFTIQPVDYEVRVQEARAAVLVAESSLEVSKADVFATNANVAISDATILSNTGTIEAAEIRAKQANNDFDRYANLYKNHSITKQQYEQALTAKLEADKQVEVLQQQRKASSSQKAAVMSKTDVASKQTSVAQANIEKAKAMLKAAELNLSYTVVTAAVDGQVSNIKLQPGQFVNPGQSLFYVINNSETWVVANFKETQLNKIRAGQKVEIKVDAFPDDIIEGEVQSFSPATGSRFSLLPPDNATGNFVKTVQRLPVKITFTTANKPEVIAMLRPGMNADVDVHVK, encoded by the coding sequence ATGGAAACGACAACAGAACATAAAAAACCTGCAAATAAAAAATTCATTATCGTATTTGCACTAGTCGTCCTTTTGGGCGGCGGATTTGGCATCTATAAATACAACCACAGCCAAGCGCACGAAACCACAGATGATGCACAAGTAGAGCGCAACCTCACGCCCATTCTACCACGCGTGGGCGGATACATCGAGCAAGTATATGTACACGACAACCAGCTCGTTAAAAAAGGAGATACCTTGTTTACCATTCAACCGGTAGACTATGAGGTACGTGTGCAAGAGGCGCGCGCAGCAGTGCTGGTTGCCGAGAGCTCGTTGGAGGTATCCAAAGCGGATGTCTTCGCTACCAATGCCAATGTAGCCATCTCGGATGCGACGATACTTTCCAATACCGGAACGATCGAAGCAGCCGAAATTCGCGCTAAGCAGGCCAACAACGATTTCGATCGCTATGCCAACCTTTACAAAAACCACTCGATCACCAAACAACAGTATGAGCAGGCACTGACGGCCAAACTGGAAGCTGACAAGCAAGTGGAAGTATTGCAGCAGCAACGCAAGGCTAGCAGCTCCCAAAAGGCAGCCGTTATGAGCAAAACCGACGTGGCTAGCAAGCAAACTTCCGTGGCACAGGCCAATATTGAAAAGGCCAAAGCCATGCTAAAGGCAGCTGAGCTTAACCTTTCCTACACCGTAGTTACAGCGGCTGTAGACGGGCAGGTATCCAACATCAAGCTACAACCCGGACAGTTTGTCAACCCCGGTCAATCCCTTTTCTACGTTATCAACAACAGCGAGACCTGGGTAGTAGCCAATTTTAAAGAAACCCAGCTGAACAAAATAAGAGCCGGACAAAAAGTAGAAATCAAAGTAGATGCCTTTCCGGATGATATTATCGAAGGCGAGGTACAGTCGTTCTCGCCAGCTACAGGCTCTCGGTTTTCCTTGCTTCCGCCAGACAATGCTACCGGAAACTTTGTAAAAACCGTACAACGGCTTCCTGTTAAAATAACATTTACAACTGCCAATAAGCCGGAGGTCATTGCTATGCTGAGACCAGGAATGAATGCAGACGTAGATGTTCATGTAAAATAA
- a CDS encoding TolC family protein, with product MKIKYWSTTCLLLATSVFGFAQEKKHLELEEVIQLAASQSSNAKLLDAQVKTSQLKYEEAKDSRLPDSKISGTYLAINNPTVDLKMPMGSGDGLGISTNQLFIGQLSINMPLYTGGKIKNGIKSAEDSWKATAYESLASKEHLSLNAVHLYLGLYQAQQTADLIAENIKKAEQQVVDFKAMEQNGIIARNDLLKAELQLSNFKVAHQEALKNAKVINYQLNTLLGFDEHTVIEHISLDAVQPVDESLVEDHAERNEIKSLLSQKDVAQDQLKISKAAYHPTLFATGGYAALHVQNLVTVTNAANIGLGVSYDIGSLYKNKKKIRVAQQQLSNIDDNIALTNDKIRNEINEAKENVNLAKKKNSLYAEALAQSNENYRIVKDKYENGVADTDDLLEADVQQLQSKINLAIGEATLIEKYYDLLLATGHFNIK from the coding sequence ATGAAAATTAAATATTGGAGTACAACTTGTCTGTTGTTAGCGACAAGTGTATTCGGCTTTGCACAAGAGAAAAAACATCTCGAACTGGAAGAGGTCATTCAGTTGGCCGCCAGCCAATCCTCCAACGCCAAATTGTTGGATGCACAAGTAAAGACCAGCCAACTGAAGTACGAAGAGGCGAAGGACAGCCGTCTTCCGGACAGCAAGATTTCGGGCACTTACTTGGCCATCAACAATCCCACCGTCGATCTGAAGATGCCGATGGGTTCTGGCGATGGTTTGGGTATCTCCACCAATCAGCTGTTTATTGGCCAGCTATCCATCAATATGCCGTTGTATACGGGTGGAAAGATCAAGAACGGTATCAAAAGTGCGGAAGACAGCTGGAAAGCCACAGCCTACGAAAGCTTGGCCTCCAAGGAACATCTTTCGTTAAATGCCGTGCATCTTTACCTTGGTCTATACCAAGCCCAACAGACGGCAGATCTCATTGCCGAGAATATCAAAAAAGCAGAGCAACAAGTGGTAGACTTTAAGGCGATGGAACAGAATGGTATCATCGCACGCAACGATCTGCTTAAAGCAGAATTGCAGCTATCCAACTTTAAAGTGGCCCATCAAGAGGCACTCAAGAATGCGAAGGTCATCAACTACCAACTAAATACCTTACTGGGCTTTGACGAGCATACCGTTATTGAGCACATCAGCTTGGACGCTGTGCAGCCCGTTGATGAATCGCTTGTCGAAGATCATGCCGAGCGCAACGAAATTAAATCTTTGCTATCACAAAAGGATGTGGCACAAGACCAGCTGAAGATTAGCAAAGCGGCCTACCACCCGACCTTGTTTGCCACCGGTGGTTACGCGGCGCTGCACGTGCAAAACCTCGTGACCGTGACCAATGCGGCCAACATAGGCTTAGGAGTATCATACGATATCGGCTCCCTCTATAAAAACAAGAAGAAGATCCGCGTGGCACAGCAGCAGCTAAGCAATATCGATGACAACATCGCCCTGACCAACGACAAGATCAGGAACGAGATCAACGAGGCCAAAGAAAACGTCAACTTGGCCAAGAAGAAAAATAGCCTCTACGCAGAAGCACTAGCACAGTCAAACGAAAATTACCGCATCGTGAAAGATAAATATGAGAATGGCGTTGCCGACACCGACGATCTACTTGAGGCAGATGTGCAGCAGCTACAGAGCAAGATCAACCTCGCCATTGGCGAAGCGACCCTTATTGAAAAATATTACGACCTATTACTCGCAACCGGACATTTCAACATTAAATAA
- a CDS encoding TetR/AcrR family transcriptional regulator, with the protein MELNNKQLEIIGIAKALFAQHGFDATSVRDIAQRAQINVAMINYYFNSKENLLEVLIKHGIEAYKLDASQYNTEADAFLRLEKMVEHYVESKFSDLHLYQILTNEANNKKRESYSILFKELRRHNIQCLREVISYGVEQGVFHFYDPVLLHTSMIGTFLNFKMNKSVIEEFIDIPKGMSFEEYLKIELTKHLKYILKAILTYEN; encoded by the coding sequence ATGGAATTAAACAACAAACAACTGGAAATTATAGGCATTGCCAAAGCGCTGTTCGCACAGCATGGATTCGATGCGACCTCCGTGAGAGACATCGCCCAGCGTGCGCAAATCAATGTGGCCATGATCAACTATTACTTCAATTCGAAAGAAAATCTGTTGGAGGTATTGATTAAACATGGCATTGAAGCCTATAAACTGGATGCCAGCCAATATAATACCGAAGCGGACGCTTTCCTACGATTGGAGAAAATGGTAGAACATTATGTAGAATCCAAATTTTCGGATCTGCACCTCTACCAAATTTTGACCAACGAAGCCAACAACAAAAAGAGGGAATCCTACTCCATTCTATTTAAGGAGCTTCGCAGGCACAACATCCAGTGTCTACGCGAGGTCATTTCTTACGGTGTAGAACAAGGAGTATTCCATTTTTACGATCCCGTCTTATTGCATACCAGCATGATCGGCACCTTCCTGAACTTCAAGATGAACAAATCGGTCATAGAAGAGTTTATTGACATTCCGAAAGGGATGAGCTTCGAAGAATACCTCAAAATTGAGCTTACAAAACATCTAAAATATATACTGAAAGCTATTTTAACATATGAAAATTAA
- a CDS encoding beta-L-arabinofuranosidase domain-containing protein translates to MMLAKHLWPLVFTLSFFSSELVFGQRQNKAPLRPNSYMEVAIGDIQAEGWLRQQLERMKTGLTGNLDVRYPEVVGARNAWLGGDGDAWERGPYWIDGLLPLAYQTGDKGLIAKAKSWVEWTLRNQREDGYLGPRPTAQPRQAEAGIQREPLADWWPRMVMLKVLKQYYEATQDKRVLPVLTNYFRYQLRELPKTPLDTWTFWANRRGADNLMIVYWLYNITGDSFLLDLGNLIYTQTFPYERVFNNPMPEKQSDVAHLYPFNVGNRYPFDSALIDRLHVGQLQSFHCVNLAQGIKTPVIFFQQNPDPQYVEAVKRAFIDIERFHGQAQGMYGGDEPMHGNAPTQGIEFCSVVEMLFSLESMLPITGEVAFADKIEKIAYNAMPTQATDDFDYRQYFQTANQVLISKAKRNFFEDNNHAGTDQCFGLLTGYPCCTANMHQGWPKLVQNLWYHSADGGLAALVFGPSTLETTLPTGRRVKISETTSYPFEDQVTFQMELKGQTDFPFHIRIPSWAKEAKIYVNEVLWTGDVQAGKIAVVQRVWKNADQVRLELPMHIHTSRWAEQSIAVERGPLVFALKINERWRKVSDAQFGDFFEVYPQSDWNYGLLEKAVHAPEANFKVELRPTAETAYPWNLQNSPILLKTKAKKIPSWTLYKNMAGPLPMPYTETSGEEEAITLVPYGCSTLRITQLPIVH, encoded by the coding sequence ATGATGCTAGCGAAACATCTGTGGCCTTTGGTCTTCACCTTATCGTTTTTTTCAAGCGAACTCGTTTTCGGACAGCGGCAAAATAAGGCTCCTTTGCGTCCAAACTCTTATATGGAAGTGGCTATAGGCGATATTCAGGCCGAAGGTTGGCTTCGGCAGCAGCTAGAACGGATGAAAACCGGCCTAACTGGAAATCTGGATGTACGCTACCCAGAGGTGGTGGGCGCACGTAATGCATGGCTGGGAGGCGATGGTGATGCTTGGGAACGCGGTCCTTATTGGATTGATGGTTTGCTGCCTTTGGCCTATCAAACGGGCGATAAAGGATTGATCGCCAAAGCTAAATCTTGGGTAGAGTGGACCTTGCGCAACCAGCGGGAAGATGGCTACTTGGGGCCGCGACCAACAGCGCAGCCGCGACAGGCTGAGGCGGGTATACAACGCGAACCCTTGGCCGACTGGTGGCCGCGCATGGTGATGCTCAAAGTGCTGAAGCAATATTATGAGGCGACACAGGATAAAAGGGTGTTGCCGGTCTTGACAAACTATTTCCGCTATCAGCTACGCGAACTTCCGAAGACGCCACTGGATACTTGGACTTTTTGGGCCAATCGGCGTGGAGCAGACAACCTAATGATCGTCTATTGGTTATATAATATTACCGGCGACTCCTTTCTGCTTGATTTGGGTAACCTCATCTACACACAGACGTTTCCGTATGAGCGCGTATTCAACAATCCTATGCCCGAGAAACAATCGGATGTGGCGCACCTTTACCCGTTCAATGTGGGCAACCGCTATCCTTTCGATTCTGCGCTTATCGATCGTCTACATGTAGGGCAATTGCAAAGTTTTCACTGTGTTAATTTGGCGCAGGGAATCAAGACTCCGGTGATCTTTTTTCAACAAAATCCGGATCCGCAATATGTCGAAGCTGTAAAGCGCGCATTTATTGATATCGAGCGTTTTCATGGGCAGGCACAGGGCATGTATGGAGGTGATGAGCCGATGCATGGTAACGCTCCTACGCAGGGGATTGAGTTTTGCTCGGTGGTGGAGATGCTTTTCTCGTTGGAGAGCATGCTGCCCATAACAGGGGAGGTGGCCTTTGCCGATAAGATCGAAAAGATTGCCTACAACGCGATGCCTACTCAGGCAACAGATGATTTTGACTATCGACAATATTTTCAGACCGCTAACCAAGTATTGATCAGCAAGGCGAAGCGCAATTTTTTTGAAGATAATAACCATGCAGGAACCGATCAATGCTTTGGCCTGTTAACGGGCTATCCCTGTTGTACGGCAAACATGCACCAAGGCTGGCCGAAGTTGGTGCAAAACCTGTGGTACCATAGTGCGGATGGCGGTCTAGCGGCCTTGGTTTTCGGCCCTAGCACGCTGGAAACTACCTTGCCTACAGGTAGACGGGTGAAGATCAGCGAAACAACGAGCTACCCTTTTGAAGATCAGGTAACTTTTCAAATGGAGCTTAAAGGACAAACTGATTTTCCATTTCATATCCGTATTCCTTCTTGGGCCAAAGAGGCCAAGATTTATGTCAACGAGGTGCTGTGGACCGGCGATGTGCAAGCCGGCAAGATTGCTGTTGTGCAGCGGGTATGGAAAAATGCTGATCAGGTAAGACTAGAGCTGCCCATGCATATACATACCAGCCGATGGGCAGAGCAATCCATAGCCGTGGAGCGCGGTCCGTTGGTATTTGCGCTAAAAATAAACGAGCGTTGGCGGAAAGTTAGTGATGCCCAATTTGGTGACTTTTTTGAAGTCTACCCGCAATCCGACTGGAACTATGGTCTCTTGGAGAAAGCGGTACATGCTCCTGAAGCTAATTTTAAAGTAGAGCTACGGCCGACTGCAGAGACGGCTTATCCTTGGAACCTACAAAATAGCCCCATTTTATTGAAAACCAAAGCCAAGAAGATCCCGTCGTGGACGTTGTATAAAAACATGGCAGGGCCGTTGCCGATGCCCTATACCGAGACGAGTGGAGAAGAAGAGGCTATAACCTTAGTGCCCTATGGCTGTTCGACCTTGCGGATCACGCAATTGCCGATCGTACATTAG
- a CDS encoding RNA polymerase sigma factor has protein sequence MEQAWLDIRNGDKQRFIMLYDALYEPLFHYALSLCKDREMVKECIHLLFCELWESRERLPEDVRDPKFYLFTWLKRIVFRQLKSAPIMVSDFVEEPAEESFEDQQIAMEQAYEMQQKLKEALAKLTKKQQRYIDLKFFQNKSYEEIAALENAAVRTVYNVIYEAIKNLRGQAFLLLLLSGRLW, from the coding sequence ATGGAACAGGCATGGTTGGATATTCGGAATGGCGATAAGCAGCGTTTTATAATGCTGTACGATGCACTGTATGAGCCGCTGTTTCACTATGCGCTATCTCTGTGTAAAGATCGCGAAATGGTAAAGGAGTGTATTCACCTGCTGTTTTGCGAACTGTGGGAATCGCGCGAGCGGCTGCCGGAAGATGTGCGAGATCCCAAATTTTACCTTTTTACTTGGCTCAAGCGTATTGTTTTTAGGCAGTTGAAATCGGCACCGATCATGGTTTCGGACTTTGTTGAGGAACCGGCAGAGGAGTCTTTTGAGGACCAGCAGATTGCGATGGAACAGGCCTACGAAATGCAGCAGAAATTAAAAGAGGCTCTCGCAAAGCTGACCAAAAAGCAGCAGCGCTATATCGACCTCAAATTTTTCCAGAACAAATCGTATGAAGAGATTGCCGCCTTAGAAAATGCTGCTGTCCGTACGGTTTACAACGTTATTTACGAGGCTATAAAAAACCTTCGCGGGCAAGCATTCCTACTGCTGCTGCTTAGTGGAAGGCTTTGGTAA
- a CDS encoding GNAT family N-acetyltransferase, with translation MENFETERLILKPASREDAAFFLQLYNMPKFIQFIGDRNLRTIEDAEQYIQNRFRPQFDKLGFGNYVVVLRETQEKIGAVGIFEREGLDVMDIGFSFLEAYEGKGYAYESAAHLKETIGERYGVKRISAITTQDNYASQKLIERLGLTFRKHVVLPDENVELRYYDND, from the coding sequence ATGGAGAATTTTGAAACGGAGCGACTAATTTTGAAGCCGGCCTCGCGTGAGGACGCAGCGTTTTTCTTACAACTGTATAATATGCCTAAGTTTATCCAATTTATTGGCGATCGAAACCTCCGTACAATAGAAGATGCGGAGCAGTATATACAAAATCGTTTCCGTCCACAATTTGATAAGCTGGGCTTTGGAAACTATGTGGTTGTTTTGCGCGAGACCCAAGAAAAAATCGGTGCTGTAGGCATCTTTGAACGCGAAGGATTGGATGTGATGGATATTGGTTTTTCGTTTCTCGAAGCCTATGAGGGCAAAGGCTATGCCTACGAATCAGCGGCTCATCTCAAAGAAACCATTGGAGAGCGGTATGGCGTTAAGCGTATCTCGGCCATCACCACGCAAGACAACTACGCATCACAGAAACTAATCGAGAGACTTGGCTTAACCTTTCGCAAGCACGTGGTTCTTCCGGATGAAAACGTAGAACTGCGCTATTACGACAACGATTAG